The window CACCGCTACGTTGCGATACATCATCTTCTTGTCGGTGATGATGGGGGTAACAGGAGGACAACAGCTTCCAACGCCAAGAAATCATGACAACCTGAACGCAGCTGAAATTCGATTCGACCCAAGAGCCCTAAGCTGGATGGAATTTACCAAGCCTGAGCCAAGCTCTAGCCACGCATTGCAACAGGTAAGGCCTTGCTACATGTGTGTACTAAATAACGGTACAATTCTTCTCAAGACTGAAGTGCGCACTAGGAGAAATCATtcttattttatatatataaaaagaaacaaactggTTTCATAAAATCTCATAAAGGTATTATCACCTTAGTTCCCGAGAATTTCTCtcgcgaaaaaagaaaagcaaaacatttgTAAGTGGATTTTCAAGTGAAAAATCCCCGCTGAATGGTgtgatttttctatttgtgtGAGATAATTTTTCTAATGATTCTCTGTACACACATTTTGTCACTGCACTCTCTTCGGCAATAGAAACACCAACAATGGCTTCAGCCGCCGATGCCCGTAAACAGCAACAGCCCGCGAAGGTAAGGCCGAGCTTTTTGATTTATCGATTGCATTATAAAACGAACAGTAATATAAAAAGATAGTAGTAGAAAAGTCCTATTCCTTTCGGCAAAACGGTGGCCTACAATAACATCAATAATGCTGCTAACAACCTCTAACGATATCTCTCAAAGAGATGGGACAAAAGCCAATAGGGACGAACACGTAGTAAATCTTTGTCCAGCCGACGTGAACGATCTGACCGAGAGATTTGTAAAATGTAACTaaagaggacaaaaaaaaaacgcacctGAAATAATAGTTAATGGGCAGAGCTTTCGCACGACACGGACTATGGGCTCCACATTGGACTCTTTTcgaacgaaaataaaaaaaaagggggaggaattCAAAAAAGTAGATGAGAAATTACCTCAGCCATGAATCAAAGCGCACCTCATCATTATCATTGGCATTGATTCCAAATGGAACAGGAATTTGCAACAAAATCAGTTGTGACTATTTCCATTCTGAGAATATGGGTGCAATTGAGAGCAGCGTGAGCTTTACTGGTTGCGGGAATGGGGGGAGATTGCATCACCTGTTACATTTCTCTTCAATCGTAGACCCAGGCAAGATTTCATGGCGGATCCCGAACTATGTCAAACACATAGATCTACGTCAAACTTAtgattaacattttttttttttttgtctttaagAACGCCTGAACAGCAGTGGAACCCGCATGGACAGCATTGGCCAGGGCATTTTGATCATTCGCAACAGCATCATCCGCTATTAACTAATCATCCCGATCGGAGTGCCGCACACCAGCAACCCTACCGGTCCGTGCAGCTTGCTGACGAGATGCAGCGACggccaaaacaacaacaagtgcCTCCTATTCCAGCGAGGGATGTGCCAAGTGGATCGATTTCTAGTGAACAGTGGCATCGCGAATTAGCCCAACCACCCAGGGAGCCCACCTATCACCCGGGAGGGGCTTCGGCGTCATCAACCGAGACGAGCGACATCCTTTCCGACGTCCGATCTGACGAGATCCTCGAGGAGGAATTTTACGATAGTTCTGAATTGTTTGAGGAGGACGAAACTGAACTGGATTCAACGGGCGGCGAACATTCGGCCAAAAGCAAAGCCGAAGAGGAAATGCTAACAAGGCAAAAGGACGAGGAAGATGCGACCATGGAAATACTGAGCGCTTTCACGTCAGGCTTATCTAATTTGCCCCGGCGCAACGAAGAAAGCGGTTCAGATAAAGAGCAAGTGAGCGCCAAAACACCTGCAGCATCCATTCAACAGACGCCGACATGGAAGCAGCTTTATCCGCAACTATTGGGACCAGCGACTCCACCGGGTAAACGGGTCATCGTTACGGAAGAACATCCCTCGTCTAAGCCTAAAGCGATCGACAATCACCGTGTTAGTTACGGGTTGACAGCTGCATCGGTTTACGCGAGGATCCAGCCTTCTCTGAGGCCTCGCAATGGAACGGGCGGATTGCGACAACGTGTCGTCCCTCGTCCTTACAAACGGCGGCCCATTACAGTGAAAAGTACGACCACCGTGCCGGTGGATAAGCAACAAGAACCACACGCGCAAGATGTCGAAGAAGGCGATGAAGAGGAGGATGAATTCGATTTGATTACAGAAGAAATCGAGACTGAAAATGAGCCTGCGATTACGGAAATCGAAGAAGAGGAACTCAAAGAAATGGCAAACGAAACGCAACAGGAGAACGAGCCGAAGATTGAAGCGCAAAGTGAGCCGGACAAGCTGTCGTCAAAGGAAAGCATTCAAGTGAATATTGCGGCTAATGAAACAGAGGCGatcggagaagaagaagaaccgaTCAATGAAAAATCGCAACCAGTTATTCAGCTTAAAAACCCAACATCCACgatggaaaatgaaacattgaaATCTAAACCATCGTCGCCTGCAGCAGCCAGCGGACCGGCCGACATCAAATCGCTTTTGCGTAGCGCTGGGCCTCTGAGTTTGAGTGAAATCCTACAACAAAAAGGCATGAGCCTGGCCGACTTGCTAAAGGGTGGTACCCAAATTGCTCCCGTTATCGGCGTAACCACATCTTCGCCCATCGCTTCAAATGCAGCTTCGCCAAAAAATCAGGTGAAAGTAGAGCACGATACTACGTCGACAGCGACCCCGATTACTTCAACTCACACAACCACTGCGACACCGATGGTTACGGATGCACCGATCCGGCCGGGCGTAATGCCTTCGGTGAAACCCATTAGTTTCCGAGAGTTGCTCGCAGCTAAAAATGTCACACTGCAAGAGATCATTCATCCCGATATGACTGTCATCGGGACAGAAAAGCCGATCGCGGCTGTTGGAGTAGGAGGAACGCTGAAGCCGGGAGTCAAACTGCCCATTCCATTCGCACCGGGAAGGGGCAAAGGTCTCGCCGGTCTAGTGGCTTCGACGGCCGCTCCATCGGAGGAGCAACCAGCCGAGTCGATGAACTCAAAAAGTACAACTACTCCACAACCGAGCAAGCCAATGAATTCGAAATCAGTGAGCGAATTGAAACCGTTGATTTTTGGAGGCGGACGACCGTTAGATGAAGACTCGGACGCCACAACAACCACTTCAACTACGACAATAAGGACGACATCACGACAGATGGTGATCCACTCTAAAAGACCTTACGTGGCGGGTATGAACGTAGGGGAATACGGCTCTCACTTGGGCAGATCTTTTGAAGAAGAGGGAGATAGCGATGAAGACGGTAGCAACACACGTTCGAAATCTTCTAACAATTTAGTTGGAAGCTATGGGATGCAGAGACCGATAGCTACGTCTCGACTGACACCGGCCCCTCCGCGTAAACAGCGGCCGGTTCTTAATTTCAATTACAACGCGTTATCAGAGgaggaagatgaagatgaGACGGGAACGACGACAACTTCTTCACCCATTCTAACCCACTTCAACGAGGATGAACTTATTGAGAATGATCCCTATTTCGATCTGCCCGTCAGCGTTCGCAACGCCATCATTGTCAGTTCAACCATCGGAGGTTTCTGTTTGGTCGTGTTCCTCGGCATTTTGCTCGTTTTCCGGATAAGGCAAAAGACACGCATACGACTCCGTCATCCAGCAGCGCTATTGGGTTTGGGGGGGATGACGGATATGACCGCATCGAACGGCAGTGATAGCAGTGGAATAACGACGCCAACTTCGCACGCGGCCAGCAAAAGCGGCTACGCCAAACTGCCACGACGCAGTAGTTCCCTATGGGGTACACTTCGCAGATCGGTCAGACAAATGGAGGTCCATTATTCGTAggtattactttttttttgtttaagtttaccagtttgaaaagaaaaaaaaaaaaaaaaaaaaaaaaaaaaatgccttctTCTGTAAAAAGAAGAGGCAACTGCCTATTTATCCACCAAAGTGGGGTGCTAGCTGGGTTCTAGAACTGCTCACCGGTGTGTGTGCCTTCGTGTGAATGTGAAATGTCCTGTAGTGCCTTGCTCATTGacttgtctttcttctttttttaatacacGAAACATTAAGTGTTGGAACTTACCGGTAGTCGTTGTACGTGAAGTTCGCTCGAAGATTAGACAGAGCCGGATCCACACTTTTCTACatggaataaaaaattacaaacattatttttcgtttcgtgACGTAGTTAAAAGATAATGTAGTTCTTACCTGAAGTAAGGAATAAAAGTAAGAATACTGACGGGCTATGTTGCGGCACATCTTGAGGGCATCATCTGTAAAACCAAAAGAGGGAAAGCGTGGTAATCATATCAATGTGTTTTGTGTGCTTATCATAGTAATTTACCAAAGGCAGGAGATCCTTTCAGCTCAGTAATTTCATCTGGGCTGAAGTACATAACTGTGTCGTACGAACTAGGTAGTGCATCAAGATAAGGTTTCCAAAAAGATTTTGGGTTGTACAGCTCATTTAATACGTGAAAAGCGAGGGCAACATTCGGCATTTGGCTGAGAATAGGATCATTATTGATGAAATGCCCTAAAACATGAGACATATGAAAATATTGACACCGTTGCTACAGGAGTTTGACATTTTCATATGTTGTACCTATGCTGGATTTTGTGGCAGTCTCCGTTGTCAACATCAATTCTTGAGGGATGGAGAATAATAATTCACCAGATTTTATGTGCTTTTTGGCTTTGACGCAGCATCCATAAAGTGGCAGTTCGGCTAGTTCCACAGGACCCATCTTCACATCATGTTTTGTCATCCATTCCACAAACGATGGCAAACTCTCATTTCTGCTAATTCTCAACCTATCCAAACTTCTCTCAATTTCACGTATCTTTTCTAGAAGATTCCAGGATTCCGAATAAATTTCCCAATCTTTCGATGGCGATGAAACCGAATACGAGCATTCTACGAGGAAGCAAAATGCGGTTAGGAATTTTTATTGGCAACTGTTGGAGAAAGTTTGACTCACTCTGCAAAAGTTCATCCACTAATTTCTTTAACTCCTCTCTTTTCACTCGAGTTAATCCTTTGCGAACAAGATTTGAATCTGCATTCGTTTTCTTCCCCATTATTATTCAATTTAACTTGAGAAATAAATACTGATGTTAATGGCGCTCTGAATATAGACAACACGGCCGTCGTCTGCTTAAGATTCTGATTCCGGGATCTCTTGCGTTTTGCCCACATGCCGGCGGCCAGGCTGcaagctaaaaataaaaaaaatctaagttGTTACGACTGCAATGTTGTGTACCAAACGAAAGGAATTCATGTAACAATAACATctccaagaaaacaaactacTGCAATTTCCTACGGCTCATAAATCGCTCTACtgggaaaattgaaaatatgcCAGTTATGTGAATGACATGGGCAAGTATGCAATATTATCGTTATTATACGGTAGGCTGCGTTCTGCTTCCATCGCTTTCTCTCAGTCAGATTGTGGCCTAACCACGATAAATGTCCCAATGCAGCATCTCGTTCCATCCGTATTGCTCTATAATTGTCGAACGTTGGCCTACCAAGCACTTTCAAGAACTAACAATTCCAAAAAAGGACCGTGAATGGCCTCGTTATTATGGTCGATCTTGCATGTAGAAGGCTGGAAACACGAGTCCGTGAGAGCGTGAAGTTATGTGCCAACAAGGAAGTCTCGAGGGTAAATTTGCTTTTCGACACAGAGATGAATCTCTCCGTTTTTCGAGTGTTGTGTTACATTTCCATGATCTAGTGCCTGTTACAATTGCGTTTTGTGTACCTTTTCTAACCTACTTCGATCGCATTCACTGCGACGCATTGACcaagtttttttcccccttttaaACACAgctttatatttgtttttttttccgtgtatTATGGCAACATAAATTTCGGCCCATGCGCTAAAACTTTAACAGCCATTAACTAGCCACGAAATCCCTGAGTCAGAAATGAGATGCCTAACAACAAAGCTAAATGttataaaaaatgttaatgcCATGAgcgaaaaacagaaatgaaagttttctttcgttggAAATAATTTCACCTAAATTAAGGAACTTGAGAAGTAGAGGCTTCATCTGCTGGGGCATCTTTGACATCGACTCGTCGTTCGCCCGAAGAAGTCTCCAAGGAAGAATTAACACTTGTACTACTATCGGTATCAATGCAGCTATCTTCGTGTGTTTCACTCAAGACAATAAATTCACCAAATCTAATGCCACAAGGAGTAGAAGAACGATTCGCACTACCATATAAACTATCGCACTTTTCCTCgacactttcagtgttttcaCTGTTTTGGCTCATTCGTGAATCGACGGTCGGTGGATTACAGTCTTCAGCAGACGACTCGAGATCTATAAGCTCTGGAATTTTGTCTAATTTTGGATTTACTTCTAGAATGACACAGCAATCATTGGTCGGATCTTCGGGGTAAATTGGTTCAAGTTTCGGGAGCAATCTacctttttcttcgtttgcAGGTGTCTTCTCTTCACTCTCGTTCCTATTCAAATCGGAAGGTTGCTCAGAACAAGTTGCAGGCTCGGAAATTTGGCCGGATATTTTCGAGTTTTTGGTAAAGGATATCGTACGAACATTAAAGTCTTGGGTGTTTTCGACGTTTGCTTCGGCATCCAGGAATCCCTTCTGATCGCCTTCCATAACTGCTTTTTCGATAAAGATTGCACACTTTTGAACATTTGTATCAAGCTGATGGACTAGTTTTTCATCAATCAGCTTCTGATTAGATTTAACTTCTTTGCCATCTGCTGCACTTGAGACAGGTACTGTTGACGAGCAACAAGCATCCGTTTGACTAATGGGTAATAGCTGCGCTGGAACATTTACTGAAGAACTTGAAACAAAATCCGTTTGACAAACAGTTTCCGGTTTGAGATTCATTTGATCGCTAAGATCTTTTTCCTCAGGAACAACGTGTTTAGATAACGCATCAACAGTATTAGCTGCTAGTTTTTTCGAATGGGTGGACTTATAATTTTCTGGCACATCTTTGGATGTGTCTGCCACAGctaaagaatttttttgtaCAACTTCACTAACATAACCTTCAATGGAGCTGATTGGTTTCTCAGCTAGTTTCAGGATAGCTGTTTCAGTTTGAATTTCCTCAACGATTCGCCGTTTAGTACAATCTTTGTCGAGTACCGGATTGCGGAGGGGAAATGGTTTTGTAAGCGAATTTGTTTTCGCTGTTCCGTCCGGAGCATTAACAGCTTTTTCTACGACAGAATCACATGTCTCCGTAATAGATGAAGTGATCTCAGTGGAATCTTTTTGTTCCGTCACTTTGGAAGACGTTATGGGAGTACGAATGTTGAGTCGAATGCGAGCCGAATGCGAACTCTCAGCTTGTAGCTTATTAGTCTCATCCTTTTCTCCGGAAGGTTCTCCTTCGAGTTCGGCAACCGGAGTGTTATTTGCCTCCTCATTCCTCACGAATTCCTGCCGTTTTTGTTCAATACGGCGttgtttttcttgcttttcagtttccttttttcttgccGCTTCTTTCTTCTCAGCCTCCATTTTTAACCTGTCCACTTCTTTTTGCCGGATTTTTGCTCgctcctcttctttcttccgGGCCGCATTCCGTCGCAAAGCAGCTTGTTTCTTTACCGTTTGCGTTAGCGCCGAATCGGGCCGTTCCATGCTGCGCTTGAGATGTTGGTCGTTAtgaccgctagatgtcatATGCAACTGGGCACAATGTAGATCGCCCATCCACACATCGCAAAGCTCACAGTACCATGCCTTAACTGGCTGAAGATTTTGCAATCCATTGAACGGAATTCGGATTCCTCCTTTTTCCTCTGGAACTACGGTGTTCTTTTTGTGCCACGGCGTAGATGGTACTCCCGTTGATTTCAATCTCTCCGCGTGCTCTTTTGAATGCAGATGGTTAAGATAGTCGTTTAGTTTATCTGTTATGACGTCACACAGCTCGCACCAATGCTGTTGAGGATCGTAATAGTTGTAACGATTACTTAAGCGCGTCTTTTTGATTTCGTACAGATCTTCTTTTAGCTGATTAGTATGCTTTAATATAATCTTTTCTAACGCTTGGGCACTAACCATCATTTCTTTCCCAAATTTGGCTTTTTCCAGAATACTTAACGAAAAGTTTTCGTATTCCGCTTCTTCCGctgttttctgtttcatttccAGGTCAGCCTGTTGCGTTTGAACAACCAAAAGTTGATGGATCagattcatttgtttctccAATAGGCCGTCGCGTACCACTTGAAGGCGTTGTTCCTCGACAGATCCTTTTTCGGAGTTGGTCGGTACAACTGTTGCTGAAGTAGATGGGGGAGTTGGAGGAGGTACGGTTTGTTGTGGCGGCGGAATGTTCGGACTTTGAACGGAGCCAGCAGGATGGCTAGCAGGAAACAAATGGGAAGGCCCAACATTTTGCAACACGGAGTTTGGATTTATTTGTTGCAGATGTCGCTGATAGAGCTGCTGTTGAAATTGTTGCTGCACTAGAAGTTGTTGGTGAAATTGTTGTTGGTgaagttgttgttgatgaagctGTTGCTGATGATACGTTGCCATAtctagctgctgctgctgcactGGCGTTTGACAGTGTTGAATCTGTTGATTGTAATAACCCATAGCAGTTGGAATGGCGGAAGTCGATTGAGATAAACTAGTAGGCGGAGCGATGTATCTTGGGTCGACCGGAGCAGCGACTTGTTGCGTTGACTGAACAACATGAGCAACATGATTAACTTGATTGCCGTAATTTCGAGTGAACAACTGCGTGGTCTGTTGGGTATTGACTACAACGTTGTTTGGCGGttttttcttaagttctttGGGCCCTTCAGGTTGCTCTTTCAAGCATTTCGTGTTCTGTTGCTGCTGCGATGAAGAGCGCGAAGGCGACCTTGAAATGGATCGACTCCTACGCATTATCACCGTACGTCCCACAACATTTCGGTGAGTGCTGTCGGGAGTTGCGCGTTTTCGGTCTTTGGATCCAACAGGCGACCGTGAATTCCGTTTTGGTCCTCCTGCTCCCCATCGACGATGAGGATATTCAGGTGAAATTCGTCTGGTCCGCTTAGATATTGGTGAACGGCTACGGGAACGACGCTGTTCCGGAGAACCACATCGAAAGTAGCGATGAGGGCGTCGTGGAGATCGGCTTCGGGATCGCGATCGACTTATCCGCCTTACTCTACGCATTTCTGTTTCTCGTGAATCCCTATTGCCGCCATCAGGATTATCAACCATACGAACTTGGCGATGCCATTCCGGACTTCCCAGAATGGATTTCCCTGCAGAGTTTCGATCACGCCCATCAAATGGAGAACCATTTCTCGTCGATCTATTGCTATATCTACTTCCGGAATCTTCGACTACCTTTCGACGCGACATTTCAGCATGATTGCCTACATCAGGTATTTGGCGGGGGCTTTTTCCTTGGTTATTTGATCTGACGTTTGGTGGAGTCAATGTTTTCGATGAACGCTCAGAAGCATTTTTGCCCTTGGTAATATTGCCCGCTTTTGGTCTGCTGGCATCGTTATATGAAGATGCAGCAGGAGATACAGTTGCTGTACTTTGCTGCCTCTGACGAATGTCTTCTAACGCTTGTTTTAGGTTATTTTCAGGTCGGAGGTTATCTCTTTCCGGGCCTGTTATTTTCTCCCGAGGTTCTGGTTTCACTCTTGCTGTTGGCTGTTTATCTCGTTTTGGCGGAGCAGTTTGCATCGCAGATGGTTGAGCTGAAAAAGCTGTTGGTTTAAGTAAGCGTGGGTCACAAGGTAATGCCACGGCATGTTGCTCAAAATCC of the Daphnia carinata strain CSIRO-1 chromosome 10, CSIRO_AGI_Dcar_HiC_V3, whole genome shotgun sequence genome contains:
- the LOC130701093 gene encoding uncharacterized protein LOC130701093 isoform X2, which produces MKFMPDPRLQPKPIPIGGNKYPYPSGENQNFSMNESLPNDKGKYLKPPQSGSCHSSSPHVNANSLNFVTRPMKERTPDTRNNDRRIAELSTEDRIGQQSTFGRHESIIVGNSNQQDMNLDSFVHNILDALDVDFAFKDQSQTNEVEDEQEEEDFPTKYANYQRSFEDFEQHAVALPCDPRLLKPTAFSAQPSAMQTAPPKRDKQPTARVKPEPREKITGPERDNLRPENNLKQALEDIRQRQQSTATVSPAASSYNDASRPKAGNITKGKNASERSSKTLTPPNVRSNNQGKSPRQIPDVGNHAEMSRRKVVEDSGSRYSNRSTRNGSPFDGRDRNSAGKSILGSPEWHRQVRMVDNPDGGNRDSRETEMRRVRRISRSRSRSRSPRRPHRYFRCGSPEQRRSRSRSPISKRTRRISPEYPHRRWGAGGPKRNSRSPVGSKDRKRATPDSTHRNVVGRTVIMRRSRSISRSPSRSSSQQQQNTKCLKEQPEGPKELKKKPPNNVVVNTQQTTQLFTRNYGNQVNHVAHVVQSTQQVAAPVDPRYIAPPTSLSQSTSAIPTAMGYYNQQIQHCQTPVQQQQLDMATYHQQQLHQQQLHQQQFHQQLLVQQQFQQQLYQRHLQQINPNSVLQNVGPSHLFPASHPAGSVQSPNIPPPQQTVPPPTPPSTSATVVPTNSEKGSVEEQRLQVVRDGLLEKQMNLIHQLLVVQTQQADLEMKQKTAEEAEYENFSLSILEKAKFGKEMMVSAQALEKIILKHTNQLKEDLYEIKKTRLSNRYNYYDPQQHWCELCDVITDKLNDYLNHLHSKEHAERLKSTGVPSTPWHKKNTVVPEEKGGIRIPFNGLQNLQPVKAWYCELCDVWMGDLHCAQLHMTSSGHNDQHLKRSMERPDSALTQTVKKQAALRRNAARKKEEERAKIRQKEVDRLKMEAEKKEAARKKETEKQEKQRRIEQKRQEFVRNEEANNTPVAELEGEPSGEKDETNKLQAESSHSARIRLNIRTPITSSKVTEQKDSTEITSSITETCDSVVEKAVNAPDGTAKTNSLTKPFPLRNPVLDKDCTKRRIVEEIQTETAILKLAEKPISSIEGYVSEVVQKNSLAVADTSKDVPENYKSTHSKKLAANTVDALSKHVVPEEKDLSDQMNLKPETVCQTDFVSSSSVNVPAQLLPISQTDACCSSTVPVSSAADGKEVKSNQKLIDEKLVHQLDTNVQKCAIFIEKAVMEGDQKGFLDAEANVENTQDFNVRTISFTKNSKISGQISEPATCSEQPSDLNRNESEEKTPANEEKGRLLPKLEPIYPEDPTNDCCVILEVNPKLDKIPELIDLESSAEDCNPPTVDSRMSQNSENTESVEEKCDSLYGSANRSSTPCGIRFGEFIVLSETHEDSCIDTDSSTSVNSSLETSSGERRVDVKDAPADEASTSQVP
- the LOC130701093 gene encoding uncharacterized protein LOC130701093 isoform X1 encodes the protein MPRGRGGFNPGYFKEHHKYGQDDEPGGSHPHSYQNVNAHNPNRNVIDKHMHLGAQIGNPRHGVNITPHIASGPDSNRVMKFMPDPRLQPKPIPIGGNKYPYPSGENQNFSMNESLPNDKGKYLKPPQSGSCHSSSPHVNANSLNFVTRPMKERTPDTRNNDRRIAELSTEDRIGQQSTFGRHESIIVGNSNQQDMNLDSFVHNILDALDVDFAFKDQSQTNEVEDEQEEEDFPTKYANYQRSFEDFEQHAVALPCDPRLLKPTAFSAQPSAMQTAPPKRDKQPTARVKPEPREKITGPERDNLRPENNLKQALEDIRQRQQSTATVSPAASSYNDASRPKAGNITKGKNASERSSKTLTPPNVRSNNQGKSPRQIPDVGNHAEMSRRKVVEDSGSRYSNRSTRNGSPFDGRDRNSAGKSILGSPEWHRQVRMVDNPDGGNRDSRETEMRRVRRISRSRSRSRSPRRPHRYFRCGSPEQRRSRSRSPISKRTRRISPEYPHRRWGAGGPKRNSRSPVGSKDRKRATPDSTHRNVVGRTVIMRRSRSISRSPSRSSSQQQQNTKCLKEQPEGPKELKKKPPNNVVVNTQQTTQLFTRNYGNQVNHVAHVVQSTQQVAAPVDPRYIAPPTSLSQSTSAIPTAMGYYNQQIQHCQTPVQQQQLDMATYHQQQLHQQQLHQQQFHQQLLVQQQFQQQLYQRHLQQINPNSVLQNVGPSHLFPASHPAGSVQSPNIPPPQQTVPPPTPPSTSATVVPTNSEKGSVEEQRLQVVRDGLLEKQMNLIHQLLVVQTQQADLEMKQKTAEEAEYENFSLSILEKAKFGKEMMVSAQALEKIILKHTNQLKEDLYEIKKTRLSNRYNYYDPQQHWCELCDVITDKLNDYLNHLHSKEHAERLKSTGVPSTPWHKKNTVVPEEKGGIRIPFNGLQNLQPVKAWYCELCDVWMGDLHCAQLHMTSSGHNDQHLKRSMERPDSALTQTVKKQAALRRNAARKKEEERAKIRQKEVDRLKMEAEKKEAARKKETEKQEKQRRIEQKRQEFVRNEEANNTPVAELEGEPSGEKDETNKLQAESSHSARIRLNIRTPITSSKVTEQKDSTEITSSITETCDSVVEKAVNAPDGTAKTNSLTKPFPLRNPVLDKDCTKRRIVEEIQTETAILKLAEKPISSIEGYVSEVVQKNSLAVADTSKDVPENYKSTHSKKLAANTVDALSKHVVPEEKDLSDQMNLKPETVCQTDFVSSSSVNVPAQLLPISQTDACCSSTVPVSSAADGKEVKSNQKLIDEKLVHQLDTNVQKCAIFIEKAVMEGDQKGFLDAEANVENTQDFNVRTISFTKNSKISGQISEPATCSEQPSDLNRNESEEKTPANEEKGRLLPKLEPIYPEDPTNDCCVILEVNPKLDKIPELIDLESSAEDCNPPTVDSRMSQNSENTESVEEKCDSLYGSANRSSTPCGIRFGEFIVLSETHEDSCIDTDSSTSVNSSLETSSGERRVDVKDAPADEASTSQVP
- the LOC130701097 gene encoding uncharacterized protein LOC130701097, whose protein sequence is MGIRPTVGSGQSAMATATLRYIIFLSVMMGVTGGQQLPTPRNHDNLNAAEIRFDPRALSWMEFTKPEPSSSHALQQKHQQWLQPPMPVNSNSPRRTPEQQWNPHGQHWPGHFDHSQQHHPLLTNHPDRSAAHQQPYRSVQLADEMQRRPKQQQVPPIPARDVPSGSISSEQWHRELAQPPREPTYHPGGASASSTETSDILSDVRSDEILEEEFYDSSELFEEDETELDSTGGEHSAKSKAEEEMLTRQKDEEDATMEILSAFTSGLSNLPRRNEESGSDKEQVSAKTPAASIQQTPTWKQLYPQLLGPATPPGKRVIVTEEHPSSKPKAIDNHRVSYGLTAASVYARIQPSLRPRNGTGGLRQRVVPRPYKRRPITVKSTTTVPVDKQQEPHAQDVEEGDEEEDEFDLITEEIETENEPAITEIEEEELKEMANETQQENEPKIEAQSEPDKLSSKESIQVNIAANETEAIGEEEEPINEKSQPVIQLKNPTSTMENETLKSKPSSPAAASGPADIKSLLRSAGPLSLSEILQQKGMSLADLLKGGTQIAPVIGVTTSSPIASNAASPKNQVKVEHDTTSTATPITSTHTTTATPMVTDAPIRPGVMPSVKPISFRELLAAKNVTLQEIIHPDMTVIGTEKPIAAVGVGGTLKPGVKLPIPFAPGRGKGLAGLVASTAAPSEEQPAESMNSKSTTTPQPSKPMNSKSVSELKPLIFGGGRPLDEDSDATTTTSTTTIRTTSRQMVIHSKRPYVAGMNVGEYGSHLGRSFEEEGDSDEDGSNTRSKSSNNLVGSYGMQRPIATSRLTPAPPRKQRPVLNFNYNALSEEEDEDETGTTTTSSPILTHFNEDELIENDPYFDLPVSVRNAIIVSSTIGGFCLVVFLGILLVFRIRQKTRIRLRHPAALLGLGGMTDMTASNGSDSSGITTPTSHAASKSGYAKLPRRSSSLWGTLRRSVRQMEVHYS